In Phormidium yuhuli AB48, one genomic interval encodes:
- a CDS encoding Mpo1-like protein: MSILQEAKDHFVASHQHPINQGLHHVTNFLALSAIVLLFINPKISLIFLVISQISAWGGHAVFEKNHPAFFKYPGVTILASFSWSFERWFGLRRLLMKGDRTPV; this comes from the coding sequence ATGAGTATTTTACAAGAGGCCAAAGACCACTTTGTGGCCAGTCATCAGCACCCCATCAATCAAGGGTTGCACCATGTCACCAACTTTTTAGCCTTATCTGCCATTGTTTTGCTGTTCATTAACCCTAAAATTAGTCTCATTTTTCTGGTGATTAGCCAGATTTCCGCTTGGGGAGGTCATGCAGTATTTGAGAAAAATCATCCCGCCTTTTTTAAGTATCCTGGGGTGACCATTCTTGCCTCCTTTTCCTGGTCTTTTGAACGTTGGTTTGGCTTGCGGCGGCTTTTGATGAAGGGCGATCGCACTCCCGTTTAA
- a CDS encoding sterol desaturase family protein, which produces MWTAIAVGLLAFIFSSFVEYWVHRLMHHSPRFGERHRDHHRRNEGQGVLWEFRDYVKGAAIAMVLPFAISLEVGLGWLMGALAYALFSAYAHQLQHENPSKCFWMPMPVHYVHHKYQMWHHNFGLAVDWWDYVFGTYKKVDWLSEEERQVPQRGYLELQWW; this is translated from the coding sequence ATGTGGACTGCGATCGCCGTTGGCCTTTTGGCATTTATCTTTTCGAGCTTTGTAGAGTATTGGGTTCATCGCCTGATGCACCATTCCCCCCGCTTTGGGGAACGTCACCGAGATCATCACCGCCGCAATGAAGGACAAGGGGTGTTATGGGAGTTTCGCGATTACGTTAAAGGGGCAGCCATTGCCATGGTGTTGCCCTTCGCCATTTCCCTAGAGGTGGGGTTAGGCTGGCTGATGGGGGCCTTAGCCTATGCCCTTTTTTCCGCCTACGCCCACCAGTTGCAACATGAGAATCCCAGCAAGTGCTTCTGGATGCCCATGCCCGTTCACTATGTCCACCATAAATATCAAATGTGGCATCATAACTTCGGTTTAGCCGTGGATTGGTGGGATTACGTCTTTGGAACCTACAAAAAAGTGGATTGGCTAAGTGAAGAGGAACGTCAAGTTCCTCAACGGGGCTATCTGGAATTGCAATGGTGGTAA
- a CDS encoding CHAT domain-containing protein, translating into MILKSLHGPAISALTLLSLTLAAPKTLAGDVEALIERWQNLELSWEEQYSEYFGVPLSDRSPEFEEMINTLAQQSLANRQTSAILYAIPHEEELELILATSNGLAFQEQVAVTQEELLETVAEFENELTNPRRRRSTAYRQVAQQLHEWLISPLNEHLESEGIEHLIFSLGEGLRTLPMAALHDGERFLIERYSLAQIPGYLLMDSGSRSLRNAQVLAMGASEFQDAAPLPAVPLELASIVPRLWRGQSFLNEGFTLSNLQEQRQQQDYTIIHLATHAQFQPGDADASYLQFWDQRLSLTQLRELDWQDSPVELLVLSACSTARGDLQAELGFAGLAVQSGIPTVLASLWAVSDLGTLLLMSEFYEQLKTAPTPAVALRRSQLAALRGDLDFTPPPLSDNLPPGTLVGSPLPDRVERLDVSHPYYWSAFTNIGNPW; encoded by the coding sequence ATGATATTAAAATCCCTACACGGCCCTGCCATTAGTGCCTTAACCCTGCTGAGCTTAACCCTGGCGGCCCCAAAAACGTTAGCCGGGGACGTTGAGGCTTTAATTGAGCGTTGGCAAAATCTGGAGCTTAGCTGGGAAGAGCAATATTCCGAGTATTTCGGGGTTCCCTTGAGCGATCGCAGCCCCGAGTTTGAGGAGATGATTAACACTCTGGCCCAACAATCCCTGGCCAATCGTCAAACCTCCGCCATTCTCTACGCCATCCCCCATGAAGAGGAATTAGAACTGATTTTAGCCACCTCCAACGGACTGGCATTTCAAGAGCAGGTGGCCGTCACTCAAGAAGAACTCCTAGAAACCGTTGCCGAGTTTGAAAATGAACTCACCAATCCCCGACGGCGACGCAGCACCGCCTATCGTCAGGTGGCCCAACAACTCCATGAGTGGCTCATCTCGCCCCTAAACGAGCATCTGGAGAGTGAGGGCATTGAACATCTGATTTTCTCCCTGGGAGAAGGATTGCGAACCCTACCCATGGCCGCCCTCCATGACGGCGAGAGGTTTTTAATTGAACGCTATAGTTTGGCTCAGATTCCCGGATATCTCCTCATGGATAGCGGCTCGAGATCGCTGCGAAATGCCCAAGTTCTAGCCATGGGTGCGTCTGAATTTCAGGATGCCGCCCCCCTCCCAGCCGTTCCTCTGGAATTAGCCTCAATTGTGCCTCGCCTATGGCGGGGCCAAAGTTTTCTCAATGAAGGCTTTACCCTCAGCAATTTACAAGAACAACGTCAACAACAGGATTACACCATTATCCACCTCGCCACCCATGCCCAGTTTCAACCGGGAGATGCTGACGCCTCCTATCTTCAGTTTTGGGATCAGCGACTCTCCCTAACCCAGCTACGGGAGTTGGACTGGCAAGATTCCCCAGTGGAGTTGTTAGTCTTAAGTGCCTGTTCGACAGCACGGGGGGATTTGCAGGCAGAATTGGGCTTTGCTGGCTTAGCGGTTCAATCGGGCATTCCCACGGTGTTAGCCAGTCTTTGGGCCGTCAGTGATTTGGGAACTCTCCTACTGATGAGTGAGTTTTACGAGCAACTCAAAACTGCTCCCACTCCTGCCGTGGCCCTCCGTCGTAGCCAATTGGCGGCCCTGCGGGGTGACTTAGATTTTACCCCGCCCCCCTTGAGTGATAATCTGCCCCCCGGAACTCTGGTGGGGTCTCCCCTACCGGATCGGGTTGAGCGCTTGGATGTCTCCCATCCCTACTATTGGTCAGCGTTCACCAATATCGGCAATCCTTGGTAA
- a CDS encoding NAD(P)H-hydrate dehydratase, producing the protein MSVELDLDRIIVSAAEMSAIETRLFDAGFPVAALMEKVAGRIAQWIQHWLSQQTPNPPHLGVLVGPGHNGGDALVVARELWFQGYPISIYRPLDKAKPLTQAHFDYATSLGIPILDRWQDLQDCQVIVDGLFGFGQTRPIEGKLADLLTWVNQQPQQRLSIDIPSGIHTDTGEVLGVAFQADVTLCLGLWKRGLFQDAALDVLGEVQRLDFDIPWADVAAVLGPVPQWQRITPESARSALPLPRPQFTHKYQQGQLLLIAGSRQYGGAASLAALGARASGVGMLTLAVPESLQPLLNQQVPEALVLACPETPQGAIAQLPRDCDLNRYDAIALGPGLTQQTPTLLEQTLQIDSPLVLDADGLNLLAADSNWQGGEANITPWRSSPLILTPHPGEFRRLFPHLSAPHPAEAAQQAASQSGALVVLKGARVVIARPDGSLAINPESTPALARGGSGDVLTGLMAGLVAIAACQKRAIAPLVHSAVWWHAQGALRAQQQRGVLGVDAWTLSQTLPLVVAGQV; encoded by the coding sequence ATGTCTGTCGAGTTAGACCTCGATCGCATCATCGTCAGTGCGGCGGAAATGAGCGCCATTGAAACTCGCCTCTTTGACGCGGGCTTCCCCGTGGCGGCGTTAATGGAAAAAGTCGCCGGACGCATCGCCCAATGGATTCAGCACTGGCTCAGCCAACAGACCCCCAACCCGCCTCATCTGGGGGTGTTAGTGGGTCCCGGTCACAATGGCGGCGATGCCCTGGTGGTGGCCCGAGAATTATGGTTTCAGGGCTATCCCATCTCTATCTATCGCCCCTTAGACAAGGCCAAACCCCTCACCCAAGCCCATTTTGATTATGCCACGTCCCTGGGGATTCCCATCCTAGACAGGTGGCAGGACTTGCAAGACTGTCAGGTCATTGTTGATGGTCTATTTGGCTTTGGACAAACTCGCCCCATTGAGGGGAAACTCGCCGACCTCCTCACCTGGGTCAATCAACAGCCCCAGCAACGGCTCAGTATTGATATTCCCTCGGGGATTCACACGGATACGGGGGAGGTGTTGGGGGTCGCATTTCAAGCGGATGTCACCCTCTGTTTAGGACTTTGGAAACGGGGACTCTTTCAGGATGCCGCCTTAGATGTCTTGGGAGAGGTGCAACGGCTCGATTTTGATATTCCTTGGGCGGATGTGGCGGCGGTGTTGGGGCCGGTTCCCCAATGGCAACGCATCACCCCAGAGAGCGCCCGCAGCGCCCTGCCTCTGCCTCGTCCTCAGTTTACTCATAAGTATCAACAGGGACAACTGTTGCTCATCGCTGGGTCCCGTCAATATGGCGGGGCTGCCAGTTTAGCAGCGTTGGGCGCTCGGGCTAGTGGTGTGGGGATGTTAACTCTGGCGGTTCCCGAGTCTCTACAACCGTTGTTGAATCAGCAAGTTCCTGAGGCCCTGGTTCTGGCCTGTCCCGAAACCCCCCAGGGTGCGATCGCCCAATTGCCCCGCGACTGCGACCTCAACCGCTATGATGCGATCGCCCTCGGACCCGGTTTAACCCAACAGACGCCAACCCTATTAGAGCAAACCCTCCAGATAGACAGCCCCTTAGTCCTCGATGCCGATGGACTCAACCTCCTCGCTGCCGATTCAAATTGGCAAGGGGGAGAGGCTAACATCACCCCTTGGCGGTCTTCCCCTCTCATCCTCACCCCCCACCCAGGAGAGTTTCGTCGCCTCTTCCCCCACCTATCTGCCCCTCACCCCGCAGAGGCGGCCCAACAGGCGGCCAGCCAATCAGGGGCCTTGGTCGTCCTCAAAGGCGCACGGGTAGTCATTGCCCGTCCCGATGGGTCCCTGGCCATCAATCCCGAGAGTACCCCAGCCTTAGCCCGAGGGGGGTCTGGGGATGTCCTAACAGGGCTTATGGCGGGGTTGGTGGCGATTGCAGCCTGTCAGAAGCGGGCGATCGCTCCTCTAGTCCATAGCGCCGTCTGGTGGCACGCTCAAGGGGCATTACGGGCGCAACAGCAACGGGGGGTCTTGGGAGTTGATGCCTGGACCCTCAGTCAAACCTTACCGTTGGTTGTCGCCGGTCAGGTCTAA
- a CDS encoding response regulator, giving the protein MVCHLPGVNTLLRAFATIHTSAKTGKLSITVRGEQWHYYFLQGRFLFAWGGQHRVRRWQRALKRHCPHWRLDVRGATPKGLWEYQLLHRAVSNQSLELSTGKAVLGAIAAEVLFATLTPKDLICKWTDSRPNAPHESRLALSPKEFQRLLTSVQDLWQQWQGMGLTYICPDQAPLWTGKTADRDLSLTSSSARTLFNGQYTLWDIAQRQRRSLSNLTRTLHHFVEQGTLQLRQVDDLPSPFEQMQMVAAAVAPPRRTIAYIDDSPTAGEYLRKIIEPRGFRLMFIQNPLQDLPLLLKEQPELIFLDLNMPLIHGCDFCSFLRKTSVFQATPIVILSQSDGTMERVRANLSGASDFLSKPPRAADVMQIVEKYIQSLPLTSAHGQRLRSYHSSNR; this is encoded by the coding sequence ATGGTCTGCCATCTACCCGGTGTCAATACCCTCCTCAGGGCGTTTGCCACAATTCATACATCGGCTAAAACAGGAAAACTGAGCATTACCGTACGGGGGGAGCAGTGGCACTACTACTTTCTCCAGGGTCGATTTCTCTTCGCTTGGGGAGGACAACATCGGGTTCGTCGTTGGCAACGAGCCTTAAAGCGTCACTGTCCCCATTGGCGATTGGATGTTCGGGGTGCAACGCCCAAAGGATTATGGGAGTATCAACTGCTCCATCGTGCCGTTTCCAATCAATCCCTGGAACTCTCAACGGGGAAAGCTGTGTTAGGGGCGATCGCCGCCGAAGTGCTCTTTGCTACCCTAACCCCCAAAGATCTCATCTGCAAATGGACGGACTCCAGACCCAACGCCCCCCATGAATCTCGCCTGGCCCTATCCCCTAAAGAATTTCAACGGCTGTTGACCTCAGTGCAAGATCTCTGGCAGCAATGGCAGGGGATGGGGTTAACCTACATTTGCCCCGACCAAGCCCCCCTCTGGACGGGTAAAACCGCCGATCGCGATCTCTCCCTAACCTCAAGTTCCGCCCGAACCCTCTTTAACGGTCAATATACCCTTTGGGACATCGCCCAACGCCAACGGCGATCGCTCAGCAACCTAACCCGAACCCTGCACCACTTCGTAGAACAGGGAACCCTACAATTGCGCCAAGTGGATGATTTGCCCTCCCCCTTTGAACAGATGCAAATGGTAGCCGCTGCGGTTGCCCCGCCTCGTCGCACCATTGCTTATATTGACGATAGCCCCACCGCTGGAGAATACTTGCGCAAAATTATTGAGCCTCGGGGCTTCCGGCTCATGTTTATTCAAAATCCTTTACAAGACCTACCCCTGTTACTCAAAGAACAACCGGAACTTATTTTTCTGGATCTGAATATGCCCTTAATTCACGGCTGCGACTTTTGCAGCTTTCTGCGCAAAACCTCCGTCTTTCAGGCCACTCCTATTGTCATCCTCAGTCAAAGTGATGGAACCATGGAGCGCGTCCGAGCTAATCTCTCCGGGGCCTCAGACTTTCTCAGTAAACCCCCTCGGGCCGCCGATGTCATGCAGATCGTGGAGAAATATATTCAATCCCTACCCCTAACCTCCGCCCACGGTCAACGCTTGCGTAGCTATCACTCCTCCAATCGGTGA
- a CDS encoding SWIM zinc finger family protein yields the protein MVYSGERLNPNQEQEWWVQQWLDLLQKYRFKKRLERGRNYARQGNVLGIEFRDKKVLAKVQGSEDQPYELSIWLDAFSDEDWQYVVDTLSEQALHSAKLLAGEMPTNIEDVFAANGLRLFPFSLQEVRSRCSCPDKANPCKHIIAVYHLLGDRFGEDPFLLFQLRGRSKEEIIAALRERRADLAEALPSDSPETPNTPATSEDSTQGSPLRVEDFWTYDDPLDPSLVVITPPPTQETVLDVLGPIPLLAQTGNSSLAQTAALEQVRAYFQQVYQTVSQEAIAQAMATPETD from the coding sequence ATGGTCTATTCTGGCGAACGATTAAATCCTAATCAAGAACAGGAGTGGTGGGTTCAGCAATGGTTGGATCTACTGCAAAAATATCGCTTTAAAAAGCGTCTGGAGCGGGGGCGAAACTATGCGCGACAAGGCAATGTTTTAGGCATTGAGTTTCGGGACAAAAAAGTCTTAGCAAAGGTACAGGGAAGCGAAGATCAACCCTATGAACTTTCGATTTGGCTTGATGCGTTTAGTGACGAAGATTGGCAATATGTTGTCGATACTTTGTCGGAACAGGCCCTGCATTCGGCTAAGTTGTTAGCCGGAGAAATGCCCACCAACATTGAAGATGTCTTTGCCGCCAATGGATTGCGGTTATTTCCCTTTAGTTTGCAGGAGGTGCGATCGCGCTGTTCCTGTCCCGATAAAGCCAATCCCTGTAAACATATTATTGCCGTCTATCATTTACTGGGCGATCGCTTTGGTGAAGATCCGTTTTTACTCTTTCAACTGCGCGGTCGCAGCAAGGAGGAGATTATCGCTGCACTCCGGGAACGCCGCGCTGACTTAGCTGAGGCTCTGCCATCAGACTCCCCAGAGACCCCTAACACCCCGGCCACCTCAGAAGACTCAACCCAAGGATCTCCCCTAAGGGTGGAAGACTTTTGGACCTATGATGACCCCCTAGACCCCTCCTTAGTGGTCATCACTCCCCCACCCACTCAGGAAACAGTGTTAGATGTACTCGGACCGATTCCTCTGTTAGCTCAAACAGGGAATAGTTCCTTGGCCCAAACCGCTGCCTTAGAACAAGTCCGAGCCTATTTTCAACAGGTTTATCAAACCGTCAGTCAGGAGGCGATCGCCCAAGCCATGGCAACTCCGGAAACGGATTAG
- a CDS encoding CHAT domain-containing protein, translating into MVTRSCFMSAQRWYAPLLTTTVLGLSLSLNQAQAQTLIPSNDGTGTQVIPEGDRFDIDGGSLSGDGQNLFHSFDRFDLNSGETANFLTSPEIRNVLGRIGGDASQIDGLLQLTGSRANLYLLNPAGILFGPNAQLDLPASFLVTSASAVTFNGGIFDLINTPDYQALTGDPSGFRFNGGGAITSLAPLQVPETLALLGGEVNAGNLTAGQLLIHAIPAEANLRISQPGFVLSLDLSAHPDRSTDIPGLLTGGEADGGEGILDTSGDVPRIQSGNVSLGNLTLTPASPDTPAEVVIEAGGSLSSGSINTSPGGGSIDLQAQGDINSQILLSGGGAIRLDSASGSIQTEDIIATGVNGGEIRLNAAENISTGNLDSEGLGGTGGNITTMAGGQTEILSLDGRGTAGGGSLSLSQSRLRVPGAVASGLIIEEDISVATSEGGRIQVEMTEFGVPFEVGNPTTSGTSGSLTAGGDRLDPPFTSSPGVFSQGAITVISPEAPDPVPQPGDPEVAEDIERLQRIPGPDPDSLMVLESSLDSEIRYTDDFVQFLDLDATPTVSLDDSRALLSEIEEETGERPALIYIQFVSNVQLSLNPTPQKQASSGVLKIDDDPLSDGLEMLVVTGAGDPVRVVVDGATRAQVMEAAFELRSNLTNPRLRRSDRYLAWSQQLYDLLIRPLETTLEEREITNLTFISDVGLRTLPLGVLHDGEQFLIERYNLGLIPSLSLTDTRRGNLQNTQVLAMGASIFPFNPALSPLPAVSTELQTISEQLWPGVNFLNEEFTVENLRRQRQQTPFGIIHLATHGEFVDGDASNSYIQLWGERLSLLEMSRLNLNRPPVELLVLSACRTAVGSTEAELGFAGLAVASGAKTALGSLWYVSDDGTLGLMTEFYRQLREQPTRSEALRQAQISLLNGEVRVEDSQLITPELTVSLPPELAAQIPDRDFSHPYFWSAFSLVGNPW; encoded by the coding sequence GTGGTGACTCGTTCTTGCTTTATGTCAGCCCAACGCTGGTATGCCCCCCTCCTAACCACAACCGTCCTGGGACTCAGCCTTAGCCTGAATCAAGCCCAGGCCCAAACCCTGATTCCTAGCAATGATGGAACCGGAACTCAAGTTATCCCCGAGGGCGATCGCTTCGACATCGATGGGGGGAGCCTCTCAGGAGATGGTCAAAATCTCTTTCATAGCTTTGACCGCTTCGATCTCAACAGTGGTGAAACTGCCAACTTTCTCACCTCTCCCGAAATCCGGAATGTTCTTGGACGCATTGGCGGTGACGCTTCCCAAATTGACGGACTGCTACAACTAACGGGAAGTCGCGCCAATCTCTATCTTCTGAACCCGGCCGGGATTCTCTTTGGGCCCAACGCCCAACTCGATCTCCCAGCCTCATTTTTGGTTACCTCCGCCAGCGCCGTCACCTTCAACGGTGGCATCTTTGACCTCATCAATACTCCTGACTATCAAGCCCTAACCGGAGACCCCAGTGGCTTTCGATTCAACGGCGGTGGAGCCATTACCAGTCTGGCACCCTTACAAGTTCCTGAAACCCTAGCCCTGCTTGGGGGAGAGGTCAATGCCGGCAATCTCACCGCCGGACAACTGTTAATCCATGCTATCCCCGCAGAAGCTAACCTACGGATTAGCCAACCGGGATTTGTTCTCAGTCTTGACCTCTCCGCTCATCCGGATCGCTCTACTGATATTCCCGGCCTACTCACAGGAGGAGAAGCTGATGGCGGCGAAGGTATTTTAGATACCTCGGGGGATGTCCCTCGCATTCAATCCGGTAATGTCAGCCTGGGGAACCTGACCCTAACGCCAGCCAGCCCAGACACCCCAGCCGAGGTCGTCATTGAAGCTGGGGGTAGCCTTAGCAGCGGCAGTATTAACACCTCCCCAGGGGGAGGGTCTATAGATTTACAAGCCCAAGGGGATATTAACAGTCAAATCCTCTTGTCCGGAGGTGGAGCAATTCGCCTCGACAGTGCCTCAGGTTCCATTCAAACCGAGGACATTATCGCCACCGGGGTTAATGGTGGCGAGATTCGCCTCAACGCAGCAGAAAACATCAGCACCGGGAACCTTGACAGTGAAGGCTTAGGAGGAACCGGGGGCAATATCACCACGATGGCTGGTGGCCAGACCGAGATCCTCTCCCTGGATGGTCGCGGAACCGCCGGTGGGGGAAGCCTTTCCCTGAGTCAATCACGGCTGCGGGTTCCTGGGGCTGTAGCTTCGGGTCTGATTATTGAGGAGGATATCTCCGTTGCGACCTCCGAGGGGGGACGTATTCAGGTAGAAATGACCGAGTTTGGCGTTCCCTTTGAGGTGGGTAACCCTACAACCAGCGGTACATCCGGCAGTTTGACCGCTGGGGGCGATCGCCTGGATCCTCCCTTCACCTCTAGTCCAGGGGTTTTTAGTCAGGGGGCCATTACCGTCATCTCCCCGGAAGCCCCGGACCCCGTCCCACAGCCTGGAGACCCTGAAGTGGCGGAGGATATTGAACGTTTACAACGGATTCCCGGCCCAGACCCTGACTCGCTGATGGTCTTAGAGTCGAGTCTGGACTCGGAAATTCGCTATACCGACGACTTTGTCCAGTTTCTTGATCTTGATGCGACACCGACGGTCAGTTTAGATGACAGCCGGGCCCTGTTATCTGAGATTGAAGAGGAGACTGGAGAACGACCGGCCCTTATCTATATTCAGTTTGTCTCTAATGTCCAACTGAGTCTTAACCCCACCCCTCAGAAACAAGCTAGCTCTGGGGTATTAAAAATTGATGACGATCCCCTCAGTGATGGCTTAGAAATGCTCGTGGTAACCGGTGCAGGGGATCCGGTTCGAGTGGTGGTGGATGGGGCCACGCGAGCGCAGGTTATGGAGGCCGCCTTTGAGTTACGGTCCAACCTCACGAATCCCCGTCTGCGCCGCAGCGATCGCTATCTGGCCTGGTCGCAACAACTCTATGACCTCCTAATTCGTCCCCTAGAAACGACCTTGGAGGAACGGGAAATTACCAACCTCACCTTCATCTCTGACGTGGGCCTGCGAACTCTCCCCCTAGGGGTTCTTCATGATGGGGAACAGTTCCTCATCGAACGCTATAACCTCGGTTTAATCCCCAGTTTGAGCCTCACGGATACCCGCCGGGGCAATCTGCAAAACACCCAAGTTTTAGCCATGGGAGCCTCAATCTTTCCCTTTAATCCAGCTCTTAGCCCTCTCCCGGCGGTTTCAACGGAACTGCAAACGATTAGCGAACAACTTTGGCCAGGAGTAAACTTTCTCAACGAGGAGTTTACCGTTGAGAACCTACGGCGACAACGACAACAAACTCCCTTTGGCATCATTCACCTAGCAACCCATGGCGAGTTTGTCGATGGAGATGCCAGTAACTCCTATATCCAACTCTGGGGTGAACGCCTGAGCCTCCTGGAAATGAGCCGCCTCAATCTCAACCGCCCCCCCGTGGAGTTATTGGTTCTGAGTGCCTGTCGAACTGCTGTCGGTAGCACTGAAGCGGAGTTAGGCTTTGCGGGATTGGCGGTGGCCTCAGGGGCCAAGACAGCCCTGGGGAGTTTATGGTACGTCAGTGACGATGGCACCTTGGGTTTAATGACGGAGTTTTACCGGCAACTTCGTGAACAGCCGACCCGTTCAGAAGCCCTCCGCCAGGCCCAAATTTCCCTCTTAAATGGCGAGGTTCGGGTTGAAGACAGTCAACTCATTACCCCTGAGTTGACCGTCTCCCTGCCCCCTGAATTGGCCGCACAAATCCCTGACCGAGACTTTAGTCATCCTTACTTTTGGTCTGCGTTTAGCTTAGTCGGCAATCCCTGGTAA
- a CDS encoding Nif11-like leader peptide family natural product precursor — MSIENAEQFLKDVLHEPDLRNAFTKSESPEQFLNIAQGLGYDFSSQDLETVVARHSQGVNTRRRTGIWQWLRTVPWIDRQEARH; from the coding sequence ATGTCTATTGAAAATGCTGAACAGTTCTTAAAAGATGTCCTACATGAGCCTGACCTACGCAATGCTTTCACCAAGAGTGAAAGCCCTGAGCAGTTTCTCAACATTGCTCAAGGCCTAGGCTATGACTTCTCCAGCCAAGACCTAGAAACTGTGGTTGCACGCCATAGTCAAGGCGTCAACACTCGGCGGCGCACAGGAATTTGGCAGTGGCTGAGAACGGTTCCCTGGATTGACCGCCAGGAAGCCCGCCATTAA
- a CDS encoding type IV pilus twitching motility protein PilT, with the protein MVDKSVNPTPSGKPPAAKSGNHRQPLPPPPQRRVANPAKPPSFDTSVEKLVVTALEKKASDIHIRVGHKPRIRIRGEMIEMSQEMLTTSDIFDQYLQEIISESQRKKFRQEKELDTAIFYPNVVRCRVNCFDSLSGGAMVLRLISLDIPSIDNLRLPQVIKKIVQAPQGLILITGPTGSGKSTTMAAAIDHLNNNFHKHIVTIEDPIEFVHTSKKCLISQREVGLHTLEFHQALRAVLREDPDVILVGEMRDRTTINTALQAAQTGHLVMGTLHTRNAIDSVNRLVNLYPPDEQHVIRIQLVESLVAVVAQQLLPTTDRQRVAVHDILINTPTMKDYLIRGEEDEAFHLMKTEQIEGMQVLNQALYREILDGRITIEDAQGISPDPGELERLMRTGGYDASSSPREWQN; encoded by the coding sequence ATGGTAGATAAATCCGTCAATCCAACCCCATCCGGAAAACCTCCAGCCGCCAAATCTGGCAATCATCGACAACCGCTACCCCCACCCCCCCAGCGTCGAGTTGCCAATCCGGCCAAACCGCCAAGCTTTGACACCTCAGTAGAGAAACTGGTGGTCACAGCCCTTGAGAAAAAAGCCTCAGACATCCACATCCGCGTCGGTCATAAACCTCGCATCCGTATCCGGGGAGAAATGATTGAAATGAGTCAAGAAATGCTCACCACCAGCGACATTTTTGACCAGTATCTTCAGGAAATCATCTCAGAATCACAACGAAAAAAATTTCGGCAAGAAAAAGAACTCGACACCGCCATCTTTTACCCAAACGTAGTGCGTTGTCGGGTCAACTGTTTTGACTCCCTCTCCGGTGGAGCCATGGTCTTGCGGCTGATTAGCCTAGATATTCCTAGCATTGATAACCTACGACTTCCCCAAGTCATCAAAAAAATCGTTCAAGCTCCCCAGGGTCTAATCCTGATTACCGGGCCCACCGGTTCCGGGAAATCCACCACCATGGCCGCCGCCATCGATCACCTCAATAACAACTTCCACAAACACATCGTCACCATCGAAGACCCTATTGAATTTGTACATACCTCCAAAAAATGCCTGATTAGCCAACGGGAAGTGGGGTTACATACCCTAGAGTTTCACCAGGCCCTGCGAGCCGTCTTGCGGGAAGACCCCGATGTCATTCTAGTGGGCGAAATGCGCGATCGCACCACCATCAACACCGCCCTGCAAGCGGCCCAAACCGGACACCTCGTCATGGGAACCCTCCATACCCGTAACGCCATCGACTCCGTGAACCGTCTCGTCAACCTCTACCCCCCCGACGAGCAACATGTCATCCGCATTCAATTGGTTGAATCCCTCGTGGCCGTCGTTGCCCAGCAATTGCTCCCCACCACCGATCGCCAACGGGTTGCCGTTCACGACATTCTCATCAACACACCCACGATGAAGGACTACCTCATCCGGGGTGAAGAAGACGAAGCCTTCCATCTGATGAAAACCGAGCAAATTGAAGGGATGCAAGTCCTCAATCAAGCCCTATATCGTGAAATCCTCGATGGACGCATTACCATTGAAGATGCCCAGGGAATTTCTCCCGATCCCGGAGAACTCGAACGTCTCATGCGCACTGGAGGTTACGATGCCTCATCCTCCCCACGAGAGTGGCAAAATTAG
- a CDS encoding DUF4332 domain-containing protein produces MVRTRSTDSRSSGNWAIAKLPGLKPAECDRLKDCGIQTTYQLLNQTRKPQGVEELAARLKISVHYVKKWAVLADLARIPGVGCCYCGLVLHCGVVSPKQLGQTQIQQFYPQLMRLCVSATRQRSGCPSRGDVVSWIQAAQCVKPLN; encoded by the coding sequence ATGGTTCGTACGAGGTCAACTGATTCACGGTCATCTGGAAACTGGGCGATCGCTAAACTACCGGGGTTGAAACCGGCTGAGTGCGATCGCCTCAAGGATTGTGGCATCCAAACAACCTATCAATTGCTCAACCAAACTCGCAAACCCCAGGGTGTGGAAGAGTTGGCGGCTCGATTGAAGATTTCGGTTCACTATGTCAAGAAATGGGCGGTTTTAGCTGATTTAGCCCGCATTCCTGGAGTGGGGTGTTGCTATTGTGGTCTCGTCCTTCACTGTGGCGTCGTCTCTCCCAAACAACTCGGACAAACCCAGATTCAGCAGTTCTACCCTCAGTTAATGCGTCTGTGTGTTTCAGCGACCCGCCAAAGGTCGGGTTGTCCCTCTCGGGGCGATGTGGTGAGTTGGATTCAGGCAGCCCAATGTGTTAAACCCCTTAATTAG